The following are encoded together in the Nitrospirota bacterium genome:
- a CDS encoding YfiR family protein yields the protein MKNRISFLILLSLSTLLLAATQAYTEHAKPAEYEVKAAFIYNFAKFIEWPADTGANINLCVLGEDPFGAALDSINGKPVRDKNVAVKRIKSHQQLKTCQIVFISASEKEHLAQILDAVENLSVLTIGDTNGFIQQGVIINFYIEDEKVRFEINPKAAESADLKISSKLLKLGRIVKVDH from the coding sequence ATGAAAAACCGCATAAGCTTTTTAATTTTATTATCGTTGTCTACGTTATTACTCGCAGCAACGCAAGCGTATACAGAGCATGCAAAGCCTGCCGAGTATGAAGTCAAGGCGGCATTTATCTATAACTTTGCCAAATTTATAGAGTGGCCGGCAGATACCGGAGCCAATATAAATCTTTGTGTTCTCGGAGAAGACCCTTTCGGCGCCGCGCTTGATTCAATCAACGGCAAACCTGTGAGAGATAAAAATGTAGCGGTCAAACGGATTAAATCTCATCAGCAGTTAAAAACCTGCCAGATTGTTTTTATAAGCGCCTCGGAAAAAGAACACCTGGCTCAGATACTGGATGCCGTTGAAAATTTAAGCGTCCTGACAATAGGCGATACAAATGGATTCATCCAGCAGGGGGTAATAATCAATTTTTATATTGAAGATGAAAAGGTCCGGTTTGAGATTAATCCGAAGGCGGCAGAAAGCGCCGACCTGAAAATAAGTTCAAAACTCCTGAAACTCGGGAGAATAGTCAAGGTGGACCATTGA
- a CDS encoding PhnD/SsuA/transferrin family substrate-binding protein, giving the protein MKTTKLFYVFLVIFAIILTHSAARAEKFNLAIMQGEKNAALKFKPLVAYLQNKGIEVNLIEAPNFAAAAKMFAAGTVDAMFSGSGIAGTMIIKGLAVPLVRPLSREGHSTYHAVIIAHEGSPEFTGSGDYFKGKKVVFCSLASAGEFYYHSIPGVSAVNATIIKAASHDSAIEMLASGLGDVAIVKNHVWNKIKSRYPKLKLIGEDTGENPDGTLIVSNKTDPTLTAKISEVLLSLKDDTSTQAYLARNELDIQGYIKTTKGDFKHTLALLKKAGVDKSFDFVFK; this is encoded by the coding sequence TATTTTAACACACAGCGCTGCCCGGGCTGAAAAATTTAACCTCGCAATAATGCAGGGTGAAAAAAATGCCGCCCTTAAATTTAAGCCGTTGGTTGCATATCTGCAGAATAAGGGCATTGAAGTTAACCTTATTGAAGCGCCCAATTTCGCTGCCGCCGCAAAGATGTTTGCTGCAGGGACTGTTGATGCCATGTTCAGCGGCTCAGGCATAGCAGGCACCATGATTATCAAGGGCTTGGCCGTGCCGTTAGTACGGCCCTTAAGCAGGGAAGGCCACAGTACCTATCATGCTGTCATTATTGCGCATGAGGGCTCGCCTGAATTTACCGGTTCCGGAGACTATTTTAAAGGTAAAAAGGTTGTATTCTGCTCTCTGGCCTCGGCAGGTGAATTTTATTATCATTCAATCCCGGGAGTCAGCGCTGTTAACGCAACAATTATCAAGGCTGCCTCTCATGACAGTGCAATTGAGATGCTTGCAAGCGGTCTCGGCGATGTTGCAATAGTGAAAAATCATGTATGGAATAAAATAAAAAGCAGATATCCGAAGCTTAAGCTTATAGGCGAGGATACCGGTGAAAATCCAGACGGCACACTGATTGTTTCCAATAAAACCGACCCAACACTTACAGCAAAGATTTCTGAAGTATTGCTTTCACTCAAAGATGATACCTCTACACAGGCTTATCTGGCACGGAATGAACTGGATATTCAGGGCTATATTAAGACAACAAAAGGAGATTTCAAGCATACCCTTGCATTACTGAAAAAAGCCGGAGTGGATAAGTCGTTTGACTTTGTCTTTAAGTGA